Proteins found in one Triticum urartu cultivar G1812 chromosome 4, Tu2.1, whole genome shotgun sequence genomic segment:
- the LOC125551455 gene encoding uncharacterized protein LOC125551455 isoform X2, whose translation MGSKHEQDEAGTVRLETGHIWSHMGVVLVNVGDEIDTKLPRKERVTFVSKGADSISRAKQILTSIPARAREAYNHSQDGHIAQDGKYEDLLQAGTELNASRTKSIEATLRV comes from the exons ATGGGAAGTAAGCATGAG CAAGATGAAGCTGGCACAGTGAG GCTAGAGACGGGTCACATTTGGTCGCACATGGGAGTTGTTCTTGTGAACGTGGGTGATGAGATTGACACAAAGCTGCCGAGGAAGGAGCGGGTGACATTTGTTTCTAAAGG TGCTGATTCTATATCTCGAGCAAAGCAGATTCTTACCTCGATACCTGCAAGAGCAAGAGAAGCATACAACCATAGCCAG GATGGTCATATCGCCCAAGATGGAAAATATGAGGATCTTCTCCAAGCTGGAACTGAGCTCAATGCATCAAGAACAAAATCAATTGAAGCAACACTTCGTGTATAA
- the LOC125551455 gene encoding uncharacterized protein LOC125551455 isoform X1, with amino-acid sequence MGSKHELQQDEAGTVRLETGHIWSHMGVVLVNVGDEIDTKLPRKERVTFVSKGADSISRAKQILTSIPARAREAYNHSQDGHIAQDGKYEDLLQAGTELNASRTKSIEATLRV; translated from the exons ATGGGAAGTAAGCATGAG TTACAGCAAGATGAAGCTGGCACAGTGAG GCTAGAGACGGGTCACATTTGGTCGCACATGGGAGTTGTTCTTGTGAACGTGGGTGATGAGATTGACACAAAGCTGCCGAGGAAGGAGCGGGTGACATTTGTTTCTAAAGG TGCTGATTCTATATCTCGAGCAAAGCAGATTCTTACCTCGATACCTGCAAGAGCAAGAGAAGCATACAACCATAGCCAG GATGGTCATATCGCCCAAGATGGAAAATATGAGGATCTTCTCCAAGCTGGAACTGAGCTCAATGCATCAAGAACAAAATCAATTGAAGCAACACTTCGTGTATAA